The genomic region TCTTCAAGTTCTGCAATCTTCGGTTGCCCGTCACCAAGTTTCTCAAATTAGTGCTCGATTACTACCGTATTCACATTTCCCAATTACATTCCCTCGGTTTGGTGAAACTTCGTCAATTCGAATTTGCTTGCATTGCCTTAGGCCATATTCCGGAACTTATTGTGTTTAGGGCTTTCTTCGTGCTTGTGTGGAAATCCCCTTTCTTTACTTTTGACCGGAGAGATACTGATGTGTCCTGCCTTAGGGACATCCCTACCAGTTCTAGGGATAAAGATTGGAAGAAAAAGTTTTTCTATATTGATGCCGCTGTTATCCCTGGTGAAATGTACTGGAGGGAAAAGGGGCCAAAGGATAAAGTCAAAGATGATGGGCCTTCTGAGGACGCGTATGTATCAAACGTTCTGTACACGAAGTTGTGTGGTCGTCCTTTCGAGTGCACGGTTATCCCTGAAGGTGCTCTGGTGATGGCTGGTATGAGTTTGTTGTGGCGTGATATCCGGCGATACCCCTCATTTCAAAGGGATGATGCAGGTATGTTTGACCTGTCTTTTGTCATATTTGCCTTAAATTTCATAAATAACGCCCACATATCACGCAGGGGAATGGAGTATGTTTGATTTCGTTGATCCTCCACGGCATCTTGTGTTGTAGCCTGCTGACCGCGTGTTGGACGAAGGAGAACTGGATGTGCTGGGGATGCATCTTGAGCAGTTTATTCTACCCGCCGTACCAGCGGACCCTGCTGTATACATTTCCCCCCTGCCAGCTGTTTCAAATACCAGCGTTTCTGCATCAGAGAAGAGACCCGCTCGGATAAAGCTGACCGGGAAGAAACATACGATGACGAACGTGGCTGTTACCTCCATTGAGGAATCTGCCTGTGTTGAGCGTGGTATCCCTCTGGCCGCCGTTATGACGAGCCCTGGTCGTGCTttgaaaaagaggaaaacattTGTTGTTCCTACTCTAAGTGCCTTCGAGGCAGTACAAGCTGCTCATGCTTTCCCAATAGGTAGTACTAACCGACTTGGCATGCTGATGTAGGTTGAAAACTTCATGTTGCTAAATTGCGTCATTTAATTGTGCAGGTACCTCTGTAGGAGTACAACCTGGGGTTGTTGCATCAACTCCTGTGTCAACTGTGGCATTGTCGGTGCCTGATTCCAGTATTGGCATATCCACGGAGCCCAAGACCCAGGATTCTGCTACTGCTGCCATTAGCTGTGCCATGCCGCTTCCCACTCCTACCTTATCTGTAGTTGTGACCGTCGACCCTATTGTTACACCACGGACATGCGGCGTTGGTACATCCTTGTTTGACTCGCCCATAAGTATTTTTTCTGTTGCTAAGAAAGAAGTTACCGCCGTGTCCGTGGCACAGGAGGTGACTAGCCTTGGCAGTGCTGCTGCTAGTGAAGCTGGGGGGTCAAGCAGCGGCATTGCTGATGACGGTGTCCGTTTGATTGACGACCTATTCTTACCGACCGTTCGATGGGATCCCAATGCTCAAGACAAACGCTATCAGCCACAATGGAAAATCGCTGAATCTTCAAGGCTGATTTTCCCCCCTGTCATTCAACACTGGGTTGAGCGGGCGTATCCCCCGGCCGAGGCGGCGTACGTGGAGGGGTTGAACAATGAAGATTTgatgaattcctcgatatctgaTTCTGTGAGCCTACCACGAAGGCTGACGGAAATTCGTCGTCGATGGATGCATGATAACACCCAACTCCACCAAGCGCGGGCTACTATTCAAGAGTTGACGGATGATAAACATCGCTTGGAGAGTCAACTTCAAACCGCTGGGTTGAAGGAAGCGAGGTTTCTGTCAGAGAAAAACAAGGCTGAGGAGGATTTGAAAAGGGTTATTGCCCATCTTGCTAAAGAAAGGATAATGTGGGCCCGCGATGTGGCGGAAAAAGACCGAGTTCTGGCTCAAGCCAAGAGCATACAGGAAGAGTTGGAGCGCAAGGCCATAGCGGAGGCCCAAAAGGTGAGACTTGAATTATCGACACAATTAGAAAAGTTCCGTGTTGACACTAATTTTGTGTCTCGGGTTCAGGAACGATACCAAGGCCTGACCGCCGAGGTAGAAGCTTCCCATACCAAAGTCCGGCTACTTCAGGCGGAGCTAGAAGAGCGAGAGGGAAAGGTTAAGGAGCTCCAGGACCATTGTGATTTTCTTGTCACCCAGAATAACAAGCTTACTACATCGTCCGCTTCCCAGCTGAAGGAGGTTGAAAATGCTTTGGCACAATCTAACGCCGAGGTGGATGATTTGACTAGCCAGTTGGCGGCTGTTCGCGGCGACAGGAACTGGTTGATAACCAATGGGCTGGTGGGGGCGTTCGAGTATTTACGCGAGTTGCCCTCCTTTACCAGTCTGATTGATCGTCTATCCGCTGCTGCTTATCAATCCGGACATCATGATGGTGTGTATAAAGGCTATATGGAGTGCCATCAGTTGGACAAGATACCTCCAGACTTTCATGCTGTCAAAAGCAAACTCCAAAGTGACATGTCAAATGCCCTTGAAGCGGCATACACCGAGCCACTGCCCTGTTATGGCGATCTGATGGACAAAGTGAATGAAGATGGCATAGAGTCGCTGCGTTTAATGCTGGACCCCGCGGAGGAGTCTGAAGAAGAATGATAGATTTGTTTTGTTTCGCTTGTTATGTACTCTTGTGGTTTTGCTAATGACACTATTTGACTTGGGTTTGGTGCCCATGTCTGTTTTGATTTGACAGCCATTTTAATGCTAATGTCATGATTTCTGACACCGCCGTATTTTGAAAATATAGCTCTGTGACGTGTAATGATTATTTTCTATTAATGCTTCTAACGTCACCACTGTCAAGCCTTTTCAACCTCTCTATAAATTTGCCTTCCTTTTCCTTATTTGGTAGTTGGACAAGATGGAGAGAAAACGGTATAGGCAAAGTCTTTCTGAAATTTTCGGAGTGTTGGATGTTGCTGATGGCTTACTCCAGTTGCAGCATCCGGTGACAAAGTCGATGCTCCGACGAAGAAAGCCACTTCCTAATGCTGCTCCGGCCCGGGCAAACCGGGCGTGCCAAAGTGTTGTCGTCGAGGACCCTCAGCCGATGGATCCTGTAATGCCATCCTTGTCAGCTGACGTCCTGACAGATCTTATCCCAGTGGATCATGACCAGCGATATCGGTTTACGTACCAACGTCGCTCCGGTGGTTTTCCCAAGCAGCTACAGATGGACTGTTCAGGAATGGTGGCTCCGATGGTGGATGGTGAATCATATGTCAACCAGACTGTTGATCCAGCTACTTTTGTTGATGGTGTTGTGGTGCTGCATACCCCTGCAGTGGTGATGGCACCCAACTTCCATCAGTAGATGCTTTTGAACATGTTCTGCTTTTTTGGTTCCCATGTGTTGGCTTTTAACgacagggacaagtacttggtttatTAAAGATAGGTTACGTGTATGTAAAAATGCATATCTGTTTTGTGGCGGCTTgtgtatctattaccaagatacccgccGTAAGCGCTGTATGTTCTAACCCTATGACTTGTGTAATTGAAAATATTTCGTGTTTAAGGGTGTTGTTTGTAGTTTTACCGTTGTATGCACTTGTTGTGCGATGGTATCCTATGTTAAAAGTAAATGTCTTTTATTGAACTAATGTAAAACGAAAAGACACCACTGCGGGTGAGTTACAATTGTAAAATGAGAAAAATGGTTAACTCTTGCTGTTAGGAGCAAGGTCTTACAAGTAACATTTCCTTAACTGAGCGATGTTCCAACTGCGTGGTACTGGTGTGCCATCTAGCCGAGATAGGCGATAGGCCCCTTTGCCCAGATCTTCTTGAATGACATAAGGGCCTTCCCAGTTTGGGCCCAGCTTGCCTGAAGGTTCCATTCTACTCGCTTCATTGTCACGCATGACGTAATCTCCTGTTTTGAAATTCTGCTTGGCCACTCGCTTGTTATAATATCTTTCCAATGCCTTCTTGTATTTTGCTTCGCTGATGGCGGCTGCCTCGCGCCTTTCCTCCAGTAAGTCCAGGCCTTCTTTTAGAGATCTATCATTGTCATCGCCTGTGTTGAGGCAGCGTAGTGACGGCAATCCCGCTTCAGCGGGTATCATTGCTTCCGCTCCATAGGTTAGGCTAAACGGGGTTTCATTGTTGCTGGTTTTGGGCATTGTTCTGTGTGCCCAGAGGACATTTGGCAATTCTTCCACCCAGGAGCTTCCCTCGTGGCCTAATCGTTTTTTGATGCCATCCAGCAAACTTCTGTTTGTCCGCTCTACCTGGCCGTTTCCTTGGGGGTGTGCTACTGACGTGAAGATTTGCTGGATGTGGAAATGAGTGCACCATTCTTGGAAAATTCTGTCTGTAAACTGTGTTCCGTTATCGCTTACCAAGTACAGTGGTAATCCAAACCGGCATACTATGTGTTCCCAGAGGAATTTTTTGGCATTGTCCGCCGTTATTTTGGCTAAAGGCTTGgcttccacccacttggtgaagtagtcaACCGCCACGATTAGGTACTTTAGCTTTCCTGGGGCCGGCGGGAAGGGTCCCACGATATCAACGGCCCATTTCTGGAAAGGCCATGCTGCTGTCACCGGTACTATGCTGTTCTTGGGCCTTATTGTTTGAGGAGCGAATTTCTGGCAACTGCGGCATTTTTGAAGTTCTGTTACAGCGTCTTCGTGCATCCCAGGCCAATAATATCCCGCTATGGATTTTGGCTACCACCGCCCGGGGTCCAGCGTGTATGCCGCATAGGCCCGCATGGATTTCGCTGATGAGATATTTTGCCTCTGTTGGGGAGACACATCGCAGCAGTGGGCCCAGGTAAGACTTTCTGTATAAGACACCATTATTGATCTCATATTGCAGTGCTTTTGTTTGTATCTTCTGTGCTTCGCCCTTGGTGGGAGGTAGCTCCCCCGTTTCCAGGAAACGTAGAACCGGAGTGTACCAGCAAGGATCTTCCGCTGTAACAGCGGAAACATTCCGCGGTTCGATTGACGGTGTCTGCAGCGTTTCGACTTTGACTTCCTTTTCCATACCTGAGGTGGCGAGTTTGCTGAGAGCATCTGCTATCTGATTCTTGCCTCTATGCACGTGATTGAGCGTGACGTTGTCAAAAGAATCCATGAGTTCCTTTGTTTTCGCCAAGTATTTGGCcattgattcatctttggcttcgTACGTTTCGTTTACCTGATTGTTGACCAGCAACGAATCAACATACGCGTCTACCCTTGCCGCCCCCATAGATTTCGCCATTCTTAGACCCGCTAATAGTGCCTCATACTCCGCTTCGTTGTTAGAACATTCGAAATCGAAGCGTAAGGCATACATCAGCCTGATCTCATCTGGGCTTATCAGCATTAAACCGGCTCCAGATCCCTTTCCACTAGATGACCCATCCGTGTATAGTTTCCAGGTTTGCCGGGCAGTGCTGGATTCCGGGATGTCCTGGACGACTGGGTCCGCGATAGCTtcttgaagaaacactagataaatggtcgaaaccgagatatctagggggtttgaatccacataaaaggttagttctctctcaattgATTCAGTTGCAGCCAAGTTCtttctccggtgattctgcaaaacagagcaccgttagcctcgtcaaggggagaagagggttctctccttgacccgactccggtgtgagaataagtattggtaacgGAGAAGATAAAAGTGTTTGAGTAGTGAAATGTGTTCTGAGTTCATACCTGAagagttctcctatttataaccgggagttttgggagggaaaatctgttattgaaaagataacggaaaATGCTGACGTCGTAGCGGTTATTTTTCCTTCCGTTACGTCCTTTTGATCTTTGTTACATTGTTTTGATCctgatgtgaatgcacacggatcacgacttgatctacggttggggaattgccacgtggaaagtggtttgagtggagatcattctccaattacatgctatcgttgtgatttcaggaatgtttgtgatgatgacatgtgtccagacggttataaccgtctgggtggtgcacgatcatatttcttctagaaggttactgctgtaatctagtgtgacaccttacGGTGTGCACACAGCTGAAtagatcccaagtctgggtaaaataaaatccaagtttggatatttgggcggacATATTGATCTCAGGGTTTTAGCCCTTTGTTAAAAGGAAAGCGGCGCAAGGGTTTAAGCttccctttgggcgcgcgactattGCTTGTtggtttctttcttccttttgtaagactgatgcgcggccgcgcaaggttaaaaaggttgaaaggtcagttggtggtatggtctcacatcctttttatgaggtttttgggaccttaccccttcaagtccccccagtctagtgttgtacttatgcgaataagtggagcactggacttaggaGAGAGAAATGTCTTTTTGGGCGCGGAAAAATGAGAAATCTTTTGTTAGAAGATTGAATTTTGTTAtgatatatattttctttttttttaaaaaaaaagaaaaaatgtgGACTGTAATCATGCTCTGTTAGGTAATGACGTCACCTGTCAGTAAGAGTGGGTATTTTCCTCATTGGCCTTGAGATTTGTAATGGCGCTTTGTCAGGCTTCATTAATGAAGAAGTGACCCAAGTTCCTGTAGCGTCGTTTGGATGTGACAGTTCTGACAGTTAATGATGGATTTCTCTTTTCTTGAAGTTTTGAGTtctctttttatatatatatgtacgttTGAAACACTTGATCTTCTTAATTGATTTTTGTCAAAGAAGATGAAACGTTCTTACCGCACTCGTCTCTTGCTAGATGCTCTTAGAGTGTACGATGCTGCCGAAGGTCTCGTTCTTCTTTCTCGTTCACCACCTCTCATCATTGCACCAGTGAAGAATCTGATCGAGCCTGCTGCCCCTGCAATCGCTGATTCTGACTGCAAGGTCCCTAACGTTACTGCTGGTGCTGGTATCGTATTGGATGTTGATGGGTTGACGACCCGGTTTCCGATGCTTCGGAAGGGGGGATGTCGGTTGGTGTACCGACGTCGGAGGATTCGTCGGAATATGCAGGTGTCCACTGTTGATGATGGTTCTGGTGCTGATTAAATATTCAAGCCTGGGGCTTGTCTCTGTCTTTTGTTAATGCTTTTTTTTGTTGTAAGTTTTGGGTACTGGACAGGATTTTTTGAAGATCATTTTTATAATCTTGTTAAGTGTTCATGTTACACTTTTTCTTTTGATAATGTATATTATGATATACTTTTTTGAAGATCATTGCTATGATTCGTATATGTGtggattacaatatgttgcatgtgtATAATTTTTGAATAGGTAAGGCGAATGAGGaatggtattgtgctcatgtgtgaacgtttgtCAACAGCTTGCCTGTTTTGAGACTGTTCATGAGGTGTACAATGTTTGACCATATCGTTTTCGCGCGAACCAAAGAAATTTCATGCAATTTGTAATAAACAGTGACGTAAGTAAAGGTGATATTTGTATTGATAAGAGCGCACGGCTCGTGATACAAGATAAGATAAGGAAATACATTGCCTGTATGTTCTTTTCGCTTTGTAGGCTTGGTTCACATGTAACACCTGCGCAACTGTTGCGCGTTCCAGGTGCGGGGAACTGGAGTCCCATCGACCCTTTTTAGGGTATATGCTCCTTTGCCTAAGACTTCGTTAATGACATACGGTCCTTCCCACCTTGGCGCTAATTTGCCGGGTTTTTCGGCGTTTGAAGCCTCGTTGTCGCGCAAGACAAAATCTCCGGGGACAAAGGTGCAAATGCGCACACGCGCGTTGTAGTATTTTTCTAGCTTGGATTTGTACCTTGCTTCTGCTATGGccgcgttttcgcgcctttcttccagaAGATCTAAATCCAGCCTCCGTTCTTGTTCGTTATTCTGCTTCTCCATAGCCAACATGCGCGGTGAAAGGAGGCCTTTTTCAGCTGGAATGACAGCCTCTGACCCATAGACTAGACTGAACGGGGTTTCTCCAGTGCTAGTCTTTGGCATTGTTCGATGTGCCCAGAGGATGCTGGGAAGTTCGTCAACCCACCCTCTGCGCGCTGTCCCAAGTCGCGCTTTTATACCGTCAACGATTTGTTTGTTTATGATTTCCACCTggccattcgcttgaggatgcgcgACAGAAGCGAAGTTGTGCTCAATGttcatttctttgaaccatttATGAAGGTCTTCCGCGGCAAAGTTTTTACCATTGTCAGAAATAATGCGCAATGGCAACCCAAATCTGCAAATGATATGTTCCCATATGAATTTGCGGATTACTATTGCTGTTGTTGAGGCCAAAGCTTTagcttccacccattttgtgaagtaatctaCCGCAACGATGATGAATTTTACTGCACCTGGCGCATCAGGAAATGGGCCAACAAGATCAATGCCCCACTGTTGGAATGGCTAGACGGAAGTAACTGGAATTAGCGGATTTTTGGGTCTAAGTGTCTTTGGTGCATGGCGTTGGCATGCCTCGCACCTTCGTAATAGATCAACTGCGTCCATGTGCATTTCTGGCCAGTATCCGGCGCTCATtatttttgccacgaccatgcgCGGTCCTGCGTGTATCCCGTATAATCCCTCGTGGATCTCTCTAACCAGATACTGAGCATCTGTTTTATCAACACAACGTAGTAACGGACCCATGAATGATTTCCGATAAAGGACGCCATCCGCCATCTCGTAGTTTATTGCTTTGTGTTGTATTTTTCGGGCTTCTGCCTTTCCTTCCGGGAGTTTCCCGTGTTGAAGATACAAAATAACTGGAGACATCCAGGACGGATTTCCCATCTCTATGACAACTACTTGTTTCAGGTGAATGGAAGGAATGGATAGTACCTCTATGCGCACTTCTTTTGCTAAGTGTTTAAAGCTAGTAGCAGCTAATTTGCTTAGTGCGTCAGCATgcttgttctcgcttctgtttatgtgattgactttgaatgtcTGAAATTGATTGATTAGCATCCGTGCTTGTTCAAGGTACAACGCCATAGCCTCGCCCTTCGCGTCATAACGACCGTTAACTTGTTCAGCTACTAGTTTTGAGTCGACGTTAGCTTCAAGGTTTTTTGCTCCCATTTTGAGTGCTAGACGAAGACCTGCTAAAAATGCTTCGTATTCCGCTTCGTTGTTGGTACTTTGAAAATCTAAGCGGATAGCATATGTGAGTTCGTGATTATCTGGGCTGACTAATCGGAGACCTGCTCCTGCTCCGTCGTCATTGGAAGCACCATCAGTGTGTAAGGTCCAGACTATGTCGTCAAAAACAGGTGTCGGGTTCTGGATTGCCTCACATTCTTGTACTTTATCAATGGGAACTTCGGTGGCGAAGTCTGCTAGAACCTGCCCTTTGATTGCAGGTCTTGGTTTGTAAAAAATGTTGTAGCCTCCTAGCTCGATGGCCCATTTAGCTAATCTCCCCGCTATGTCGAGTTTTGACAAGATTTGGCCCAAATGATAATTTGTCAGTACTGTGATGATATGGCCTGAAAAATACCTGCGCAAACGCCTGGATGCGTGTACTAGTGTTAGAACTAGTTTTTCTATCATTGAGTAACGAGTTTCAGGGCcggtgagcattttgctgatgtagtagattgGAGTCTGGATATTTTCCCGTTCTACCATTAGTACTGCGCCTACTGCTACCTCTGCAGCTGACAGATATAAGATTAatggttctttttcttttggcgcAGTCAGCGTTGGTAATTGGATTAAATACTCTTTCATTTGCTTGAATGCTGCTTCCGCTTCAGGTGTCCATTGAAAAGGAGTTTTCTTTCCGCAGTTTCGCAGCGTACTGATAAATGGATAAGATTTTCCCGCATGGTTGGCCAAAAATCTATTCAGAGCTGCTAATCGTCCGGCGAGTCTTTGCATTTCCTTGACTGTTGCCGGTGATGGCATTAGCTGAATGGTCTGCACCTTCTCTGGATTAACCTTAAAACCGTCTTTTGTGACTATGAAACCCAaaaactttccttcttccatgccGAAGGAGCACTTTGTCGGGTTCAATTTTAAGTTTACGCTTCGTAATGAATCGAACGTGCGCTGGATATTGTTGAGCATTGTCTCCTCCTCATGGCTCATGATCacgaggtcatccatgtatacttcgACAGTTTTGCCAATATCCTCGCTGAAAATTGTGTCCATTAGGCGTTGATACGTTGCGcctgcgttgcgcaacccaaacggcatttttgtgtagcagtaGGTACCTTTGTCTGTGCGGAATGCAGTtttttcttcgtcttcttctttcatCTGGACCTGGTGATAACCCTTATAGCAGTCGAGAAAGCATTTCCACCTGAATGATGCTAAAGAATCTACTTTCTTGTCTATCTCTGGGAGCGCATAGCAGTCTCTGGGGCacgctttgttgaggtctttgaagtcgacacacattctccacCCGCCGTTATGTTTTTGTACCATGACTGGATTGgcaacccatgtatggtattATACTTTGCGCAAGATTCCCGCGTTGAGCAACTCTGTTACTTGCTCGTCCATCGCTTTTGCTTTTTCTTCGCTGAAATTGCGCCTTCCCTGAACAACCGGATCTACTGATGGTTTGATGTTTAAGCAATGTTGCGCGATATCGCGTGGAACTCCAGTCATGTCTGCTGGGCACCAGGCAAATATATCTTTGTTGTTAGACAACAACCTTTTCAGCTGTACACGTATTGTTGGTGACATGGCGTGTCCTAGCAGAATGGTTTGCTCTGGGTACTTATCGTtcagaacccatttttctggttcgtTTGGTGCTGAAGCTTTGACTGCCTTTGCTGGAGGTTCGTCGTCGACGGACATGACTTCCTAGCTTGAATAGAGAATTGCAACTCCGGTTTCTGTCGGAAATCCACAAGCTGCATGTGGAATGGAAGTGATCATGCTGAATTCTCTTTGTGATCTTCTCCCGAGCAAAATGTCATGTTGTGATGTTGCTGGCATGACCATGAAATTTACTGTAACTGTTCGTGAGTGTCTGCCATCTGATAAGGTTACTGGGAAAGCAATTTGCCCTAACAGGAAAACAGCTTCATTACAGAATCCGGTGAGGGGAAAATCAACCGGTTCTAAACGTGCTTTATCTTCCGGATCTAGCTGTTTAAAGCACTGTTCATAGATGATGTCCATCGAACTTCCTGGATCTATGAACATATAGTCCGTCCGGTAATGACCAAAAATACCAGTGATAATCACTGGTCGTTCTTCCTGAGGGCCCCCAGGAACAACAGGGAACACGACTTGCTGTTCTCTCCAGTGTTGATCATAGCTTCGCTTGCTTGATCTTCGTGATGGTCCTCCTTGAACCATGTGTATTTGTTTCTGATGACTGTTATCTTTGTACTGGTTGGATTGGATGTTTCCCCAAGGTGGGGTTACTAGGTCCAATTCTGTAGTGTTGACTCCTTCTCCAGATCTGATGTTTGGGGAATCAGATCTGGGGATTGCGTTCAAAGCAGTTTGGTACTTGCTAACCTCATGTTTTGGGGATCTTGCTATTTGGAATTTGTTTCCGACGTTTGGTCGAGGACCAGGTTGTCGGTGAGGAAatgaattttctgccatgtgTAAAAACGGAAAAATAAGATGaactgaatcgaaacgagatagaaactagaaaaactgagaaaacggtAGGGATCCCGTCCCGATCCCGTACCGATCCCGTCCCGATCCCGATCGGTATCCCGatcggtatccactttttggcgttttcggtatcggtacggtacggtatcggtattataccgataccgaccctcaaaatacggtataataccgataccgtaccgtaccgatacctaaccgacatgtttcggtatcggtatcggtacctagtttgggtgaaattcgggatcggtattaggcggtatcggtatcggttcggtatcggataccgatatgctcatccctagaaaacggtgggcgccaatgaagaaacactagataaatggtcggaaccgagatatctagggggtttgaatccgcataaaaggttagttctctctcaattgATTCAGTTGCAGCCAAGTTCtttctccggtgattctgcaaaacagagcaccgttagcctcgtcaaggggagaagagggttctctccttgacccgactccggtgtgagaataagtattggtaacgGAGAAGATAAAAGTGTTTGAGTAGTGAAATGTGTTCTGAGTTCATACCTGAagagttctcctatttataaccgggagttttgggagggaaaatctgttattgaaaagataacggaagatgctgACGCCGTAGCGGTTATTTTTCCTTCCGTTACGTCCTTTTGATCTTTGTTACATTGTTTTGATCctgatgtgaatgcacacggatcacgacttgatctacggttggggaattgccacgtggaaagtggtttgagtggagatcattctccaattacatgctatcgttgtgatttcaggaatgtttgtgatgatgacacgtgtccagacggttataaccgtctgggtggtgcacgatcatatttcttctagaaggttactgctgtaatctagtgtgacaccttacGGTGTGCACACAGCTGAAtagatcccaagtctgggtaaaataatatccaagtttggatatttgggcggacATATTGATCTCAGGGTTTTAGCCCTTTGTTAAAAGGAAAGCGGCGCAAGGGTTTAAGCttccctttgggcgcgcgactattGCTTGTtggtttctttcttccttttgtaaGACTGATGCGCGGCCGGCAAGGTTAAAAAGGTTGAAAGGTCAGTTGGTGGTATGGTCTCAcatcctttttatgaggtttttgggaccttaccccttcacttCTCCTTCAGGTATTTCGGCTAGAAAATCAGCAATTACTTGCCCCTTAACTGCTGTTCGTTTCTGATATTCGATGTCCAAAGCGCCAAGTTCAATTGCCCACTTGGCCAGTCTGCCAGAAATCTCCGGCTTGTGCAGGACTTGTTGCAGTGGGTAATTGGTTAGAACCTGCACGCGGTGCGCCTGAAAATATCTTCTCAGTCGCCGCGTGGCGTGTACCAATGCTAAGACTAGCTTTTATAGCGTGGGATACCGCGTTTCGGGCCCCGCTAATACCCGGCTTATGTAATATATCGGTGTTTGCCTTCCATCTCGTTCAACCATGAGCACGGCGCTTACCGCGGTATGAGCTGCCGCTAAATACATCCTTAATACTTCATTAGGCCTTGGTGCTGTCAGCATGGGTAATCCTTCTATGAAGCGTTTCATGTCTTGCAAAGCTTGTTCCGCTTCGTTGGTACATTTGAAGTTTTTCTTGTTGAGGGCAATCTTTTAACGTTTTTATGAAAGGCAGGGATTTCTCGGCGTGTCTTGCCAAGAACCTGTTGATTGCCACCAACC from Helianthus annuus cultivar XRQ/B chromosome 10, HanXRQr2.0-SUNRISE, whole genome shotgun sequence harbors:
- the LOC110880467 gene encoding uncharacterized protein LOC110880467 codes for the protein MVQKHNGGWRMCVDFKDLNKACPRDCYALPEIDKKVDSLASFRWKCFLDCYKGYHQVQMKEEDEEKTAFRTDKGTYCYTKMPFGLRNAGATYQRLMDTIFSEDIGKTVEVYMDDLVIMSHEEETMLNNIQRTFDSLRSVNLKLNPTKCSFGMEEGKFLGFIVTKDGFKVNPEKVQTIQLMPSPATVKEMQRLAGRLAALNRFLANHAGKSYPFISTLRNCGKKTPFQWTPEAEAAFKQMKEYLIQLPTLTAPKEKEPLILYLSAAEVAVGAVLMVERENIQTPIYYISKMLTGPETRYSMIEKLVLTLVHASRRLRRYFSGHIITVLTNYHLGQILSKLDIAGRLAKWAIELGGYNIFYKPRPAIKGQVLADFATEVPIDKVQECEAIQNPTPVFDDIVWTLHTDGASNDDGAGAGLRLVSPDNHELTYAIRLDFQSTNNEAEYEAFLAGLRLALKMGAKNLEANVDSKLVAEQVNGRYDAKGEAMALYLEQARMLINQFQTFKVNHINRSENKHADALSKLAATSFKHLAKEVRIEVLSIPSIHLKQVVVIEMGNPSWMSPVILYLQHGKLPEGKAEARKIQHKAINYEMADGVLYRKSFMGPLLRCVDKTDAQYLVREIHEGLYGIHAGPRMVVAKIMSAGYWPEMHMDAVDLLRRFGLPLRIISDNGKNFAAEDLHKWFKEMNIEHNFASVAHPQANGQVEIINKQIVDGIKARLGTARRGWVDELPSILWAHRTMPKTSTGETPFSLVYGSEAVIPAEKGLLSPRMLAMEKQNNEQERRLDLDLLEERRENAAIAEARYKSKLEKYYNARVRICTFVPGDFVLRDNEASNAEKPGKLAPRWEGPYVINEVLGKGAYTLKRVDGTPVPRTWNAQQLRRCYM